From the Streptomyces syringium genome, one window contains:
- a CDS encoding carbohydrate ABC transporter permease, translating to MSGRQHGAGRWTPWLYLAPALVVLGGLLLYPIYQLGLISFLEYTQAQVSGGEPTSFRGLANYRELFTDGQFRQVLAATVVFAAACVAATLAVGCALAVLLTKVRALPRLALMLAALGAWATPAVTGSTVWLFLFDPDFGPVDKALTWMGLSGFDGYAWTYDRYSAFALVLLEIVWCSFPFVMVTVYAGIRAIPDEVLEAAALDGASQWRIWRDVMAPMLRPILMVVTIQSVIWDFKVFTQIYVMTNGGGIAGQNMTLNVYAYQKAFASSQYSLGSAIGVVMLLILLTVTVGYLRMLRRQGEEI from the coding sequence GTGAGCGGCCGACAGCACGGCGCCGGGCGCTGGACGCCCTGGCTCTACCTCGCCCCCGCCCTCGTCGTCCTCGGCGGGCTGCTCCTCTACCCCATCTACCAACTGGGCCTCATCTCCTTCCTCGAATACACCCAGGCCCAGGTCAGCGGAGGCGAGCCCACCAGCTTCCGGGGCCTGGCCAACTACCGCGAGCTCTTCACCGACGGCCAGTTCCGGCAGGTCCTCGCCGCCACCGTGGTCTTCGCGGCCGCCTGCGTCGCGGCCACCCTGGCCGTCGGCTGCGCCCTGGCCGTCCTCCTCACCAAGGTCCGCGCCCTGCCCCGCCTGGCGCTGATGCTCGCCGCGCTCGGGGCGTGGGCCACGCCCGCCGTCACCGGCTCGACGGTGTGGCTCTTCCTCTTCGATCCCGACTTCGGCCCGGTCGACAAGGCCCTGACCTGGATGGGCCTGAGCGGCTTCGACGGCTACGCGTGGACCTACGACCGCTACAGCGCCTTCGCGCTCGTCCTGCTCGAGATCGTGTGGTGCTCGTTCCCGTTCGTCATGGTCACCGTCTACGCCGGTATCCGCGCGATACCGGACGAGGTGCTGGAGGCGGCCGCGCTCGACGGCGCGTCGCAGTGGCGGATCTGGCGCGACGTCATGGCGCCGATGCTCCGGCCGATCCTGATGGTGGTCACCATCCAGTCGGTCATCTGGGACTTCAAGGTCTTCACCCAGATCTATGTGATGACCAACGGCGGAGGCATCGCCGGACAGAACATGACGCTGAACGTCTACGCCTACCAGAAGGCCTTCGCCTCCTCGCAGTACAGCCTCGGCTCGGCGATCGGAGTGGTGATGCTGCTGATCCTGCTGACCGTCACGGTCGGCTATCTGCGGATGCTGCGGCGGCAGGGGGAGGAGATATGA
- a CDS encoding carbohydrate ABC transporter permease, whose amino-acid sequence MTRPWRFAAEAVALLTAAVVAFPLYWMVLSAFKPEGEVQSDRPRPWTLHPTLDAFRRVFGQQDFGRYFLNSLLVAAVVVLASAIVAFLAATAVTRFRFRFRTTLLVMFLVAQMVPVEALAIPLFFLMRDAGEVVPAIGLNTLGSLILPHLAFSLPFAVWMLRGFVKAVPEALEEAAHLDGASRTRFLWQILFPLVFPGLVATSVFSFISTWNDFLFARSFIVSATENSTLPMALLVFFKDEGNDWGGIMAASTVMTLPVLLFFVLVQRRLVSGLGGAVKD is encoded by the coding sequence ATGACCCGGCCCTGGCGGTTCGCGGCGGAGGCGGTGGCGCTGCTGACGGCGGCCGTGGTCGCCTTCCCGCTGTACTGGATGGTGCTGTCGGCCTTCAAACCGGAGGGCGAGGTGCAGAGCGACCGGCCGCGCCCCTGGACGCTGCACCCCACCCTGGACGCCTTCCGGCGGGTCTTCGGGCAGCAGGACTTCGGGCGGTACTTCCTCAACAGCCTGCTGGTCGCGGCCGTCGTCGTCCTCGCCTCGGCGATCGTCGCCTTCCTCGCGGCGACCGCCGTGACCCGCTTCCGCTTCCGCTTCCGGACCACGCTGCTCGTCATGTTCCTCGTCGCGCAGATGGTGCCGGTGGAAGCGCTGGCGATCCCCTTGTTCTTCCTCATGCGGGACGCGGGCGAGGTGGTGCCGGCGATCGGCCTCAACACGCTCGGCTCGCTGATCCTGCCGCACCTCGCCTTCTCCCTGCCGTTCGCCGTGTGGATGCTGCGCGGGTTCGTCAAAGCGGTGCCGGAGGCGCTGGAGGAGGCCGCCCACCTCGACGGCGCGAGCCGGACGCGGTTCCTGTGGCAGATCCTCTTTCCCCTGGTCTTCCCGGGGCTGGTGGCGACGAGCGTCTTCTCCTTCATCTCCACCTGGAACGACTTCCTCTTCGCCCGGTCCTTCATCGTCAGCGCCACGGAGAACTCGACGCTGCCGATGGCCCTCCTGGTCTTCTTCAAGGACGAGGGCAACGACTGGGGCGGCATCATGGCCGCCTCGACCGTCATGACCCTCCCCGTGCTGCTCTTCTTCGTACTCGTACAGCGCCGACTGGTCTCGGGCCTCGGCGGCGCGGTCAAGGATTGA
- a CDS encoding FAD binding domain-containing protein: MTTHAPQAANTVTLPGSLDEAVAALAAMPAAVPVAGGTDLMAAVNSGLLRPAALVGLGRISEIRGWQYQDGHALLGAGLTHARMGRPDFAALIPALAAAARAAGPPQIRNAGTLGGNIASAAPTGDALPVLAALEATLVVAGPGGSRREVPVGHLLAGFEMLAPGELIGYVRVPLLHAPQTFLKATGRTGPSRATASVAVVLDPARRHVRCAVGAVAPMPLRPLDAERWVSSLIDWDGERTLAPEACAAFGEYVAAACIPDPAPAEPLLEAAQSPQHGEPGATLPPAVLHLRRTVATLARRALGRALA, from the coding sequence TTGACCACGCACGCACCGCAAGCGGCGAACACGGTGACGTTGCCGGGCTCGCTCGATGAGGCCGTCGCGGCCCTCGCCGCCATGCCCGCCGCCGTGCCCGTCGCGGGCGGCACCGATCTGATGGCCGCCGTCAACTCCGGGCTGCTGCGGCCCGCCGCGCTCGTCGGCCTCGGCCGCATCAGCGAGATCCGCGGCTGGCAGTACCAGGACGGCCACGCGCTGCTCGGCGCCGGCCTCACCCACGCCCGGATGGGCCGCCCCGACTTCGCCGCGCTGATCCCGGCGCTCGCCGCCGCCGCGCGCGCCGCCGGGCCGCCCCAGATCCGCAACGCCGGCACCCTCGGCGGCAACATCGCCTCCGCCGCCCCGACCGGCGACGCGCTGCCCGTGCTCGCCGCCCTGGAAGCCACCCTCGTCGTGGCGGGCCCCGGCGGCTCGCGGCGCGAGGTCCCCGTCGGCCACCTGCTGGCCGGCTTCGAGATGCTGGCACCGGGCGAGCTGATCGGCTACGTCCGGGTGCCGCTGCTGCACGCCCCGCAGACCTTCCTCAAGGCCACCGGCCGTACAGGCCCGAGCCGCGCCACCGCGTCGGTCGCCGTCGTCCTGGACCCGGCCCGGCGCCATGTGCGGTGCGCGGTGGGCGCGGTCGCGCCCATGCCGCTGCGCCCCCTGGACGCCGAGCGCTGGGTCTCCTCGCTCATCGACTGGGACGGTGAGCGCACGCTCGCGCCCGAGGCGTGCGCCGCCTTCGGCGAGTACGTCGCGGCCGCGTGCATCCCCGACCCCGCACCGGCCGAGCCGCTCCTGGAGGCCGCACAGTCCCCGCAGCACGGGGAGCCGGGCGCCACCCTGCCGCCCGCCGTCCTGCACCTGCGTCGTACGGTGGCGACTCTGGCCCGCCGAGCACTGGGGAGGGCACTCGCGTGA
- a CDS encoding xanthine dehydrogenase family protein molybdopterin-binding subunit, which yields MAPSAPATPTEPPTHGLGVSLPAADAAAKTQGVFPYAADLWAEGLLWAALLRSPHPHARIVSIDTSAAAAMAGVRAVITHADVPGDAAHGRGVADRPVFASELVRHHGEPIAAVAADHPDTARLAAAAIAVEYELLEPVTDPEQAFAAAPLHPDGNLIRHIPLRFGDPEATGEVIVEGLYRIGRQDPAPIGAEAALAVPRPDGGVEIYTASTDPHADRDLAAACFGLAPERVKIVVTGVPGAMGDREDPGIQLPLGLLALRTGHPVKLAATREESFLAHPHRHPTLLRYRHHADAEGKLVKVEAQILLDAGAYADSSAEALAAAVSFACGPYVVPHAFVEGWAVRTNNPPSGHVRGEGAMQVCAAYEGQMDKLAARLGIDPAEIRLRNIMATGDLLPTGQTVTCPAPVAELLRAVRDFPLPALPLDDPEADWLLPGGPEGAGEPGAVRRGVGYGVGMVHMLGAEGADEVSTATVKVTGSVATVICAAVETGQGFSTLARQIVQEVLGLEEVYVAPVDTDQPPCGPAAHGRHTWVSGGAVERAARMVRTQLLQPLAHQFGMSHELLTIADGKITSYDGVLSTTVAEALDGKELWATAQCRPHPTEPLDDTGQGDAFVGLAFCAVRAVVDVDVELGSVRVVEMAVAQDVGRVLNPRQAHARIEAGITQGVGAALTENLRTTGGLVRRPDLTGYSLPTSLDTPDIRIVKLVEERDVVAPFGAKAISAVPVVTSPAAVAAAVRAATGRPVNRLPIRPQSAVSSNAGGLGG from the coding sequence ATGGCCCCTTCCGCACCCGCCACTCCCACCGAGCCCCCGACCCACGGCCTCGGCGTCTCGCTGCCGGCCGCCGACGCGGCCGCCAAGACCCAGGGCGTCTTCCCGTACGCCGCCGACCTGTGGGCCGAGGGCCTGCTGTGGGCCGCCCTGCTGCGTTCGCCGCACCCGCACGCCCGGATCGTCTCGATCGACACGTCGGCCGCCGCCGCGATGGCGGGCGTCCGGGCCGTGATCACGCACGCGGACGTCCCCGGTGACGCGGCCCACGGCCGTGGCGTCGCCGACCGGCCGGTCTTCGCGTCGGAGCTGGTGCGCCACCACGGCGAGCCGATCGCCGCCGTCGCCGCCGACCACCCCGACACGGCCCGGCTCGCCGCGGCGGCCATCGCCGTCGAGTACGAGCTGCTGGAGCCGGTCACCGACCCCGAACAGGCCTTCGCGGCCGCGCCGCTGCACCCCGACGGCAATCTGATCCGCCATATCCCGCTCCGCTTCGGCGACCCGGAGGCGACCGGCGAGGTCATCGTCGAGGGCCTGTACCGGATCGGGCGCCAGGACCCGGCGCCCATCGGCGCCGAGGCCGCGCTCGCCGTGCCGCGCCCGGACGGCGGCGTCGAGATCTACACCGCCTCCACCGACCCGCACGCCGACCGCGACCTGGCCGCCGCCTGCTTCGGGCTGGCGCCGGAGCGGGTGAAGATCGTCGTCACGGGCGTGCCGGGCGCGATGGGCGACCGCGAGGACCCGGGCATCCAACTGCCGCTCGGCCTGCTGGCGCTGCGCACGGGCCACCCCGTCAAGCTCGCGGCGACCCGCGAGGAGTCCTTCCTCGCCCACCCGCACCGCCACCCCACGCTGCTGAGGTACCGTCACCACGCCGATGCCGAGGGCAAGTTGGTGAAGGTCGAGGCGCAGATCCTGCTGGACGCGGGCGCCTACGCCGACTCCTCCGCCGAGGCCCTCGCCGCCGCCGTCTCCTTCGCCTGCGGCCCGTACGTCGTCCCGCACGCCTTCGTCGAGGGCTGGGCGGTACGGACCAACAACCCGCCCTCCGGCCACGTCCGCGGCGAAGGCGCCATGCAGGTGTGCGCCGCCTACGAGGGCCAGATGGACAAGCTCGCGGCCCGGCTCGGCATCGACCCCGCCGAGATCCGGCTGCGCAACATCATGGCCACCGGCGATCTGCTGCCCACCGGCCAGACCGTGACCTGCCCGGCCCCCGTGGCCGAACTCCTGCGTGCGGTACGGGACTTCCCGCTGCCCGCCCTGCCGCTGGACGACCCCGAGGCGGACTGGCTGCTGCCCGGCGGTCCCGAGGGCGCCGGCGAGCCCGGCGCGGTGCGGCGCGGTGTCGGCTACGGCGTCGGCATGGTCCACATGCTCGGCGCGGAAGGCGCGGACGAGGTCTCCACGGCCACGGTCAAGGTCACCGGCTCGGTCGCCACGGTCATCTGCGCGGCGGTCGAGACGGGCCAGGGCTTCAGCACCCTCGCCCGCCAGATCGTCCAGGAGGTCCTCGGGCTCGAAGAGGTCTACGTCGCGCCCGTCGACACCGACCAGCCGCCGTGCGGCCCGGCCGCGCACGGCCGTCACACCTGGGTCTCCGGCGGCGCGGTCGAGCGGGCCGCGCGCATGGTGCGCACCCAGCTCCTCCAACCGCTGGCCCACCAGTTCGGCATGTCCCACGAGCTGCTGACGATCGCCGACGGCAAGATCACGTCGTACGACGGGGTGCTCAGCACGACCGTCGCGGAGGCCCTGGACGGCAAGGAACTCTGGGCGACCGCCCAGTGCCGCCCCCACCCGACCGAGCCGCTGGACGACACGGGCCAGGGCGACGCGTTCGTCGGCCTCGCCTTCTGCGCCGTGCGCGCGGTCGTCGACGTCGACGTCGAACTGGGCTCGGTGCGCGTGGTGGAGATGGCCGTCGCCCAGGACGTCGGCCGGGTCCTCAACCCCCGCCAGGCCCACGCCCGGATCGAGGCGGGCATCACCCAGGGCGTCGGCGCGGCCCTCACCGAGAACCTCCGCACCACCGGCGGCCTCGTCCGCCGCCCCGACCTCACGGGCTACTCCCTGCCCACGTCGCTCGACACGCCCGACATCCGCATCGTGAAGCTGGTCGAGGAGCGCGACGTGGTCGCCCCCTTCGGCGCGAAGGCCATCAGCGCGGTCCCGGTCGTCACCTCCCCGGCGGCGGTGGCGGCGGCGGTACGGGCGGCGACGGGCCGCCCGGTCAACCGACTGCCGATCCGTCCGCAGTCGGCGGTGTCCTCGAACGCCGGCGGGCTCGGCGGCTGA
- a CDS encoding beta-N-acetylhexosaminidase, with protein sequence MNDTGTDLIPAPRHIRDTLPGGGTGHVIDEDTEIDAGPGTERVARWLRATVGTATGLPLAPHGDSANRILLRIAPELADELGGPEAYRVAVDGYLVAIDGASETGLFWGAQTLRQLLGPEAFRRAPVTARTEWALRALVIEDAPRFAWRGAMLDVARHFLPKGDVLAYVDLLAAHKLNVLHLHLTDDQGWRLEIKRHPRLTEVGAWRARTKVGHRASPLWDERPHGGYYTQDDMREIVAYAAERHITVVPEIDMPGHSQAAIAAYPELGNTDVIDTTSLSVWDTWGVNPNVLAPTDTTLAFYEDVLTEVLEIFPSPFVHIGGDECPKEQWRASPTAQARIAEEGLADEDELQSWFIRHFDRWLTGRGRRLVGWDEILEGGLAEGATVSSWRGYAGGIAAARAGHDVVMCPEQQVYLDHRQAAGDDEPVPIGFVRTLEDVYRFEPVPPELDADGAERVIGTQANIWTEVMESRQRVDYQTFPRLAAFAEVAWSRLPAPEARDFAAFERRMTGHYARLDALGVDYRPPGGPRPWQRRPGVLGRPIEGAPPIV encoded by the coding sequence ATGAATGACACCGGTACGGATCTGATCCCCGCACCCCGCCACATCCGCGACACGCTGCCCGGGGGCGGTACGGGCCATGTGATCGACGAGGACACCGAGATCGACGCGGGACCCGGCACCGAGCGCGTGGCGCGGTGGCTGCGCGCCACGGTGGGCACGGCGACCGGGCTGCCGCTCGCCCCGCACGGGGACAGCGCCAACCGCATCCTGCTGCGGATCGCACCCGAGCTCGCCGATGAGCTCGGCGGGCCCGAGGCGTACCGGGTCGCTGTCGACGGCTACCTCGTCGCCATCGACGGGGCGAGCGAGACCGGTCTGTTCTGGGGCGCCCAGACCCTGCGTCAGCTGCTCGGCCCGGAGGCCTTCCGGCGGGCGCCCGTGACAGCGAGGACCGAATGGGCGCTGCGCGCCCTCGTCATCGAGGACGCACCCCGCTTCGCCTGGCGCGGCGCGATGCTCGACGTCGCCCGGCACTTCCTGCCCAAGGGCGACGTCCTCGCCTACGTCGACCTGCTCGCCGCGCACAAGCTCAACGTCCTGCACCTGCACCTCACCGACGACCAGGGCTGGCGGCTGGAGATCAAGCGCCATCCGAGGCTCACCGAGGTCGGCGCGTGGCGGGCACGGACCAAGGTCGGGCACCGGGCGTCCCCGCTCTGGGACGAGCGGCCGCACGGCGGCTACTACACACAGGACGACATGCGCGAGATCGTCGCCTACGCCGCCGAACGGCACATCACCGTCGTCCCCGAGATCGATATGCCCGGCCACTCGCAGGCCGCCATCGCCGCGTACCCCGAACTGGGCAACACCGACGTCATCGACACCACCTCGCTCTCCGTCTGGGACACCTGGGGCGTCAATCCGAACGTACTCGCCCCCACTGACACCACCCTCGCCTTCTACGAGGACGTCCTGACGGAGGTTCTCGAAATCTTCCCCTCGCCGTTCGTCCACATCGGCGGCGACGAGTGCCCCAAGGAGCAGTGGCGGGCCTCACCGACCGCCCAGGCACGGATCGCGGAAGAAGGGCTGGCGGACGAGGACGAGTTGCAGAGCTGGTTCATCCGCCACTTCGACCGCTGGCTCACCGGGCGCGGCCGACGCCTCGTCGGCTGGGACGAGATCCTGGAAGGCGGCTTGGCGGAGGGCGCCACCGTGTCGTCCTGGCGGGGCTACGCGGGCGGGATCGCCGCCGCACGGGCGGGGCATGACGTCGTGATGTGTCCCGAGCAGCAGGTCTATCTCGACCACCGGCAGGCCGCCGGGGACGACGAACCCGTCCCCATCGGCTTCGTCCGCACCCTGGAGGACGTCTACCGCTTCGAGCCCGTACCGCCCGAACTCGACGCCGACGGGGCCGAGCGCGTCATCGGCACCCAGGCCAACATCTGGACCGAGGTCATGGAGAGCCGGCAGCGCGTCGACTATCAGACCTTCCCGCGCCTGGCCGCCTTCGCCGAGGTCGCCTGGTCCCGTCTGCCCGCCCCCGAGGCCCGCGACTTCGCGGCCTTCGAACGCCGCATGACCGGCCACTACGCCCGCCTCGACGCCCTCGGCGTCGACTACCGACCGCCCGGCGGCCCGCGGCCCTGGCAGCGCAGGCCCGGCGTGCTCGGACGCCCGATCGAGGGCGCGCCCCCAATCGTGTGA
- a CDS encoding DUF2563 family protein has protein sequence MVDVAGGAAGAKGSGGPGGPVGSTAKLEADLEQLKSFQGRVDTLLTDLTGSEGGPDRLTGNRLAQAVLGKSFGEADALYSAYDDVHTQLATLSQLLFDQIEALGTAIHASRVGYANIDQEARERMWAIQARAKEHYNRELDPHPAKDVPSEPSPQPSPKPTPGSQKGSI, from the coding sequence GTGGTGGACGTGGCCGGTGGGGCGGCGGGGGCGAAGGGGTCGGGTGGGCCGGGTGGGCCCGTCGGGTCAACGGCGAAGCTGGAAGCGGACCTTGAGCAGCTGAAGTCCTTCCAGGGCCGAGTCGACACCCTCCTGACCGACCTCACCGGTTCCGAGGGCGGCCCGGACCGCCTGACAGGCAACCGCCTCGCGCAGGCGGTACTGGGCAAGTCGTTCGGCGAGGCGGACGCCCTGTACTCCGCGTACGACGACGTCCACACCCAGCTGGCGACCCTCTCCCAGCTCCTGTTCGACCAGATCGAGGCCCTGGGCACCGCCATCCACGCCTCTCGGGTCGGCTACGCCAACATCGACCAGGAAGCGCGCGAACGCATGTGGGCCATCCAGGCCAGGGCCAAGGAGCACTACAACCGCGAACTGGACCCGCACCCCGCGAAGGACGTCCCGTCGGAGCCGAGTCCGCAGCCGAGCCCGAAGCCGACGCCGGGCAGCCAGAAGGGCAGCATCTGA
- a CDS encoding 2Fe-2S iron-sulfur cluster-binding protein has protein sequence MSDEQQRHASPTGESGWQPIPRGAELDAEGTTFVQLPPELLAHPGAATQGGSWDPLAAPGAGGYTPPPVASWQQSAPPSQPAPAQEPAHGTPAHTPLHTMPAQAQAPDQWATPHASAHAADHAVSHAVNHAAQHAAGQVANPAVSYAGDPAAQHAAQEPVPLAAAGAGAMSAQDAVPGPVPGSASGVPGVPGASDWPVPAGSYDYAQVQQQGHAPIHEQSHGQPSRNQQSHGQPSHGQSQDYGHVPAGDGGGGDPHDTAQWPMPFAPGESGGHAGAGEPAHAAHQQGGSTGQWTVPAAGDDPVDESGEYALGNAADPHNTAQWPVPHAEPDEAVSADAWHQPMAAMGAETGSTGQWSIPAAQDDTADESGEYALGGFAGGFPAPVTSSFPAPGADGHGSFTAPQHETHDTQVTGTGDHQAAPWTQPATGADGSHAGHPHAEEPAVPETPAAPEGGDGHEQAPAVDAVPDAGQPEQFAAAAPEHAPVESQAEPQSPPVSEVASEPESSEYPQVAADLHPVGREADEAPAPEAGPQAEDLHTEGLHTEGLRTEGLRTEELRTDGPGPDVPQPEADQAPAPPVDNPHTEHPHASYVLRVNGTDRPVTDAWIGESLLYVLRERLGLAGAKDGCSQGECGACSVQVDGRLVASCLVPAATAAGAEVRTVEGLAVDGQPSDVQRALAACGAVQCGFCVPGMAMTMHDLLEGNHAPTELETRQALCGNLCRCSGYRGVLDAVRQVADERAESAAAQEAANEAVHEAADGTAHETAYETAHETAYGAGPGDGAGFGQEQAWPGADSARIPHQAGPHDGGSGRATA, from the coding sequence GTGAGTGACGAACAGCAGCGACACGCCTCGCCGACCGGGGAGAGCGGCTGGCAGCCGATCCCCCGCGGCGCGGAACTGGACGCGGAAGGCACGACCTTCGTGCAGCTTCCGCCCGAGCTTCTCGCCCACCCGGGCGCGGCGACCCAGGGCGGCTCCTGGGACCCGCTGGCCGCCCCCGGCGCGGGCGGCTACACCCCGCCGCCGGTCGCGTCCTGGCAGCAGTCGGCGCCGCCGTCGCAGCCGGCACCCGCCCAGGAGCCGGCGCACGGCACGCCCGCGCACACGCCCCTGCACACCATGCCCGCGCAGGCGCAGGCGCCGGATCAGTGGGCCACGCCCCACGCCTCCGCGCACGCCGCGGACCATGCGGTGAGTCACGCGGTGAACCATGCCGCGCAGCACGCCGCGGGTCAGGTCGCGAACCCCGCCGTGAGCTATGCCGGGGACCCTGCCGCGCAGCACGCCGCGCAGGAGCCGGTGCCGTTGGCGGCGGCCGGGGCGGGCGCGATGTCGGCCCAGGACGCGGTGCCGGGTCCGGTGCCGGGTTCGGCATCGGGTGTTCCGGGCGTTCCGGGCGCGTCGGACTGGCCGGTTCCGGCCGGTTCGTACGACTACGCGCAGGTGCAGCAGCAGGGGCACGCCCCGATCCACGAGCAGAGCCACGGTCAGCCCAGCCGCAATCAGCAGAGCCACGGCCAGCCGAGCCACGGTCAGTCGCAGGACTACGGGCACGTTCCGGCGGGCGACGGCGGTGGCGGTGACCCGCACGACACGGCGCAGTGGCCCATGCCGTTCGCCCCGGGCGAGTCCGGCGGGCACGCCGGCGCCGGGGAGCCCGCCCACGCGGCGCACCAGCAGGGCGGGTCGACCGGCCAGTGGACGGTCCCGGCCGCCGGGGACGACCCGGTCGACGAGTCCGGCGAGTACGCCCTCGGCAACGCCGCCGACCCGCACAACACGGCGCAGTGGCCGGTGCCGCACGCCGAGCCCGACGAGGCCGTGAGCGCCGACGCCTGGCACCAGCCGATGGCGGCCATGGGCGCGGAGACCGGCTCGACGGGCCAGTGGTCGATCCCGGCCGCGCAGGACGACACGGCGGACGAGTCCGGGGAGTACGCGCTGGGCGGCTTCGCGGGCGGGTTCCCGGCGCCGGTCACCTCCTCGTTCCCCGCCCCCGGAGCCGATGGACACGGTTCGTTCACCGCTCCGCAGCACGAGACGCACGACACGCAGGTCACCGGTACGGGCGATCATCAGGCCGCACCGTGGACGCAGCCCGCCACGGGCGCGGACGGCTCCCACGCCGGGCATCCGCACGCGGAGGAGCCGGCCGTTCCGGAGACGCCGGCGGCGCCGGAAGGCGGAGACGGGCACGAGCAGGCACCGGCGGTGGACGCCGTCCCGGACGCCGGGCAGCCTGAGCAGTTCGCAGCGGCGGCACCGGAACACGCGCCGGTCGAGTCGCAGGCGGAGCCCCAGTCGCCCCCCGTGTCCGAGGTCGCGTCCGAGCCCGAGTCGTCGGAATATCCGCAGGTAGCGGCGGATCTCCACCCGGTCGGCCGCGAGGCGGACGAGGCGCCGGCCCCGGAAGCCGGCCCGCAGGCCGAAGACCTGCACACCGAAGGTCTGCACACCGAAGGTCTGCGCACCGAAGGTCTGCGCACCGAAGAGCTTCGCACCGACGGCCCGGGGCCGGATGTCCCGCAGCCCGAAGCCGACCAGGCGCCCGCGCCCCCGGTCGACAACCCGCACACCGAGCACCCCCACGCCTCGTACGTCCTGCGCGTCAACGGCACCGACCGGCCCGTGACCGACGCCTGGATCGGGGAGTCGCTGCTCTACGTGCTGCGTGAGCGCCTCGGCCTCGCCGGGGCCAAGGACGGGTGCTCGCAGGGCGAGTGCGGGGCCTGCTCCGTGCAGGTCGACGGGCGGCTCGTGGCGTCCTGCCTCGTGCCCGCCGCGACCGCCGCGGGCGCGGAGGTCCGTACCGTCGAGGGCCTGGCCGTCGACGGGCAGCCGTCGGACGTCCAGCGGGCGCTCGCCGCGTGCGGGGCCGTGCAGTGCGGTTTCTGCGTGCCCGGGATGGCCATGACCATGCACGACCTGCTCGAGGGCAACCACGCTCCGACCGAGCTGGAGACCCGCCAGGCGCTGTGCGGCAACCTCTGCCGCTGCTCCGGCTACCGGGGCGTCCTCGACGCGGTCCGCCAGGTCGCGGACGAGCGCGCCGAGTCGGCCGCGGCACAGGAAGCGGCCAACGAAGCGGTGCACGAGGCGGCCGACGGTACGGCGCACGAGACGGCGTACGAGACCGCGCACGAGACGGCGTACGGAGCCGGCCCCGGGGACGGTGCCGGGTTCGGTCAGGAACAGGCGTGGCCGGGGGCGGACTCGGCACGTATCCCGCACCAGGCGGGCCCGCACGACGGTGGCAGCGGAAGGGCAACGGCATGA